A portion of the Sandaracinobacteroides saxicola genome contains these proteins:
- a CDS encoding TPM domain-containing protein — translation MRLILALLLLAFAGLAQAAPTFPALTGRVVDAANILPADVRADLEAKSAALEAATKAQFVVVTLPDLQGLEIEDYGYQLGRAWGIGRAGTNDGVLLIVAPNERRVRIEVGYGLEPVLTDALSSVIIQQAILPRFKAGDLAGGVRDGADAIIRQLGLPPEQARANVAAATASAGAEDDGPGLGALLWLGFLLLWVLFSMRRGRRRSGVVSGGGSSFLWGVATGMLSGGNRGGGWGGGGGGFGGGGFGGGGGGFGGGGSSGGW, via the coding sequence ATGCGCCTGATCCTGGCCCTGCTGCTGCTGGCCTTTGCCGGGCTGGCGCAGGCGGCGCCAACCTTCCCGGCGCTGACGGGGCGGGTGGTGGATGCGGCGAACATCCTGCCGGCCGACGTGCGCGCCGACCTGGAGGCGAAATCGGCGGCGCTGGAGGCGGCGACGAAGGCGCAGTTCGTGGTGGTGACGCTGCCCGACCTGCAGGGCCTGGAAATCGAGGATTATGGCTATCAGCTCGGCCGGGCCTGGGGCATCGGGCGGGCGGGGACGAATGATGGCGTGCTGCTGATCGTCGCGCCCAACGAACGCCGGGTGCGGATCGAGGTGGGCTATGGCCTGGAGCCGGTGCTGACCGATGCGCTGTCGAGCGTGATCATCCAGCAGGCGATCCTGCCAAGGTTCAAGGCCGGGGACCTGGCGGGCGGGGTGCGCGATGGCGCGGATGCCATCATCCGCCAGCTGGGCCTGCCGCCGGAGCAGGCGCGGGCGAATGTGGCGGCGGCGACCGCCAGCGCGGGGGCGGAGGATGATGGCCCGGGGCTCGGCGCCTTGCTGTGGCTGGGCTTCCTGCTGCTGTGGGTGCTGTTTTCGATGCGGCGGGGCCGGCGGCGTTCGGGCGTGGTCTCGGGCGGGGGCAGCAGTTTCCTGTGGGGCGTGGCAACCGGCATGCTGAGCGGCGGCAACCGTGGCGGTGGCTGGGGGGGCGGCGGTGGCGGTTTTGGGGGCGGTGGTTTCGGTGGTGGCGGCGGCGGCTTTGGCGGCGGCGGATCGAGCGGGGGGTGGTGA
- a CDS encoding LemA family protein: protein MARFMRILLPALAALSLSACGVNSIPTKEEAAKAAWGEVQNQYQRRADLVPQIVGAVKGAAAQERNVLREVTEARASATQIQLSGEQLSDPAAMARFAEAQARLSTSILAVQRLQEAYPDLKTNANFMALQSQLEGTENRIAIARRDYNSAVQAFNTEIRTFPSIIGARIIYGSKPMTPYQAVSPGAETAPKVEF, encoded by the coding sequence ATGGCCCGTTTTATGCGCATCCTGCTGCCGGCTCTGGCGGCGCTTTCATTGTCGGCCTGTGGCGTGAACAGCATTCCCACCAAGGAGGAAGCGGCGAAGGCGGCCTGGGGCGAGGTGCAGAACCAGTATCAGCGGCGCGCCGACCTGGTGCCGCAGATCGTGGGCGCGGTGAAGGGCGCGGCGGCGCAGGAGCGCAACGTGCTGCGCGAGGTGACCGAGGCGCGGGCGAGCGCGACACAGATCCAGCTGAGCGGGGAGCAATTGTCCGACCCGGCGGCGATGGCGCGTTTTGCCGAGGCGCAGGCGCGGCTGTCGACCAGCATCCTGGCGGTGCAGCGGTTGCAGGAGGCCTATCCGGACCTGAAGACCAATGCCAATTTCATGGCGCTGCAATCGCAGCTGGAGGGGACGGAGAACCGCATCGCCATCGCGCGGCGCGATTACAACAGCGCGGTGCAGGCGTTCAACACCGAGATCCGCACCTTTCCGTCGATCATCGGCGCGCGCATCATCTATGGCAGCAAGCCGATGACGCCCTATCAGGCGGTCAGCCCTGGCGCGGAGACGGCACCAAAGGTCGAGTTCTGA
- the mscL gene encoding large conductance mechanosensitive channel protein MscL — protein MLQEFKAFVLRGNVLDLAVAVIIGAAFGAIVASLTDDLLMPLLAAMIGSPDFSSNFVLLGPIPDGYQGSLTDYAALKKAGAVMFGYGAFITKIVSFLIIAFAIFMIVRQANKMMPKPAEAPPAGPSEEVLLLRDIRDSLRK, from the coding sequence ATGCTACAGGAATTCAAGGCATTCGTGCTGCGCGGCAATGTGCTCGACCTCGCCGTCGCGGTGATCATCGGCGCCGCTTTCGGCGCCATCGTCGCCTCGCTCACTGATGATCTGCTGATGCCGCTCTTGGCCGCCATGATCGGCTCGCCCGATTTCAGCAGCAATTTCGTCCTGCTCGGCCCCATCCCCGATGGCTATCAGGGCTCGCTGACCGACTATGCCGCGCTGAAAAAGGCCGGCGCCGTGATGTTCGGCTATGGCGCCTTCATCACCAAGATCGTCAGCTTCCTGATCATCGCCTTTGCCATCTTCATGATCGTCCGCCAGGCCAACAAGATGATGCCCAAACCCGCCGAGGCGCCGCCCGCCGGCCCGTCCGAAGAGGTGCTGCTGCTCCGCGACATCCGGGATTCGCTGCGCAAGTGA
- a CDS encoding bestrophin-like domain — protein sequence MTGYPLDALPLGATAVLLFVGLMLAFGAGRLIVGRTADHDSDDEGFILSAALGLLALLIGFTFSLSLSRYEERRDLVRAEANAIGTATYRAYLMPRKFQETAIRLHLAYAEARLSIAAAGEDSAAIEAAEARADTIGRQIWRNVIAASEDIDSPAVDGTIIQINNDMLDLGTMRHTALSARLPVAVVGAVIVYALVTALLFGYCTGRSRQKHLFVSAIMFLLLTIAITLILDLDRPRTGFITISQMPLEEVIAQLKTVQPKG from the coding sequence GTGACCGGCTATCCGCTCGATGCCCTGCCGCTCGGGGCAACGGCGGTGCTGCTGTTCGTCGGCCTGATGCTGGCCTTCGGCGCCGGGCGGCTGATCGTCGGCCGCACGGCCGACCATGACAGCGACGACGAAGGCTTCATCCTCAGCGCCGCCCTCGGCCTCCTCGCGCTCCTCATCGGCTTCACCTTCAGCCTGTCGCTCAGCCGCTACGAGGAGCGGCGCGACCTGGTGCGCGCCGAGGCCAACGCCATCGGCACCGCCACCTACCGCGCCTATCTGATGCCGAGGAAGTTTCAGGAGACCGCGATCCGCCTGCACCTCGCCTATGCTGAGGCACGCCTGTCCATCGCCGCCGCCGGCGAGGACAGCGCGGCGATCGAGGCCGCGGAAGCCCGCGCCGACACCATCGGCCGGCAGATCTGGCGCAACGTCATCGCCGCGTCCGAAGACATCGACTCTCCCGCGGTCGATGGCACGATCATCCAGATCAACAACGACATGCTCGATCTCGGCACCATGCGCCACACCGCGCTCAGCGCCCGCCTGCCGGTCGCCGTCGTCGGCGCGGTCATCGTTTACGCCCTCGTCACCGCCCTGCTGTTCGGCTATTGCACCGGGCGCTCGCGGCAGAAGCACCTGTTCGTCTCCGCCATCATGTTCCTGCTGCTCACCATCGCGATCACGCTCATTCTCGATCTCGACCGGCCACGCACCGGTTTCATCACCATCAGCCAGATGCCGCTTGAAGAGGTGATCGCCCAGCTGAAAACCGTCCAACCGAAAGGATAA
- a CDS encoding META domain-containing protein yields MRTLILAGALLLAGCMEAPVAKPAPAPVSASLAGSEWQVETLAGAPVGTARVTMAFTADRVAGSSGCNRYTGGWSGSGSGIKFGMMAGTRMACMDEALSRLEADFLKFLGDASSWRIDNGVLTVKTADGRALTARAATPAPR; encoded by the coding sequence ATGCGCACCCTGATCCTCGCCGGCGCGCTCCTGCTGGCCGGCTGCATGGAGGCTCCCGTGGCAAAACCCGCACCCGCCCCCGTCAGCGCCAGCCTCGCCGGCAGCGAGTGGCAGGTCGAAACCCTGGCCGGCGCCCCCGTCGGCACCGCCCGCGTCACCATGGCCTTCACCGCCGACCGCGTCGCCGGCAGCAGCGGCTGCAACCGCTACACCGGCGGCTGGAGCGGCAGCGGCAGCGGCATCAAGTTCGGCATGATGGCCGGCACCCGCATGGCCTGCATGGATGAGGCGCTCAGCCGCCTCGAAGCCGATTTCCTGAAATTCCTGGGGGATGCCAGCAGCTGGCGCATCGACAACGGCGTCCTCACCGTGAAGACCGCCGATGGCCGCGCCCTCACGGCTCGCGCGGCCACGCCCGCACCGCGGTAG
- a CDS encoding sulfate/molybdate ABC transporter ATP-binding protein has product MTVSVENLVKRFGAFTALNDVSVAARPGEFLALLGPSGSGKTTLLRIMAGLEFPDSGRVAFDGVDVSDRPAGARGVGFVFQHYALFRHMTVAENVAFGLSVKPRGQRPAKAAIAARVQELLELVQLGSLAGRYPSQLSGGQRQRVALARALAVEPKLLLLDEPFGALDAKVRKELRRWLRELHEAVGLTSVFVTHDQEEALELADRVVVMDHGVIEQVGTPSEVYDTPASGFVCQFLGAATKLPCVLEGARVRVAGGDFANAAPAGTGPGIAYVRAHDWAVADDGLAVTVKRLVRVGAGTMVDGVLADGSAVEATLLAPPAGLAPGDAIRLRPTAVRAWPREP; this is encoded by the coding sequence ATGACCGTATCCGTGGAGAATCTGGTGAAACGGTTCGGGGCGTTCACCGCGCTCAACGATGTCAGCGTGGCGGCGCGGCCGGGGGAGTTTCTGGCGCTGCTGGGGCCGAGCGGCTCGGGCAAGACGACGCTGCTGCGCATCATGGCGGGGCTGGAGTTTCCCGATTCGGGCCGGGTGGCGTTCGATGGCGTCGATGTCTCGGACCGGCCGGCCGGCGCGCGGGGCGTGGGATTCGTGTTCCAGCATTATGCGCTGTTCAGGCACATGACGGTCGCGGAGAATGTGGCGTTCGGCCTGTCCGTGAAGCCGCGCGGGCAGCGGCCGGCGAAGGCGGCGATTGCGGCGCGCGTGCAGGAACTGCTGGAGCTGGTGCAGCTGGGGTCGCTCGCCGGGCGCTATCCCAGCCAGCTGTCGGGCGGGCAGCGGCAGCGGGTGGCGCTGGCGCGGGCGCTGGCGGTGGAGCCGAAGCTGCTGCTACTCGATGAGCCATTCGGTGCGCTGGATGCCAAGGTGAGGAAGGAGCTGCGGCGCTGGCTGCGCGAGCTGCACGAGGCGGTGGGGCTGACCAGCGTATTCGTGACGCACGACCAGGAGGAGGCGCTGGAGCTGGCGGACCGGGTGGTGGTGATGGACCATGGCGTGATCGAGCAGGTGGGCACGCCGTCCGAGGTCTATGACACGCCGGCGAGCGGCTTCGTCTGCCAGTTCCTGGGCGCGGCGACGAAGCTGCCCTGCGTGCTGGAGGGCGCGCGGGTGCGGGTGGCGGGCGGGGATTTCGCCAACGCGGCGCCGGCGGGCACGGGGCCGGGCATCGCCTATGTGCGGGCGCATGATTGGGCGGTTGCCGACGATGGCCTGGCGGTGACGGTCAAGCGGCTGGTGCGGGTGGGGGCGGGCACGATGGTGGATGGCGTGCTGGCGGATGGCAGCGCGGTGGAGGCGACGCTGCTGGCGCCGCCCGCCGGGCTGGCGCCGGGCGACGCGATCAGGCTGCGCCCTACCGCGGTGCGGGCGTGGCCGCGCGAGCCGTGA